In Salinarimonas sp., a genomic segment contains:
- a CDS encoding nucleoside hydrolase gives MARAIIIDTDPGQDDAIAILLALASPEIEVLGVCAVAGNVPLARTAVNVRKVLELAGRTDVPAFAGADRPLLRPLVTAEYVHGKTGLDGADLPEPTMPLDARHAADFIVETVMSRPEKSVTLCPLAPLTNIALALAKEPRIAERLQGIVLMGGGVFEGGNRTPAAEFNIYVDPEAAQRVFQSGADVTFIPLDCTHQALTTAKRTAAIRALGSPVAQAVAGWLDFFERFDEQKYGTDGGPLHDPCVIAYLLRPDLFRGKRVAVAVETGSELTRGMTVTDWWGVTEEAPNATMLRDVDADGFFALLTERLARL, from the coding sequence ATGGCGCGCGCGATCATCATCGACACCGATCCGGGACAGGACGACGCGATCGCCATCCTGCTCGCGCTGGCCTCGCCGGAGATCGAGGTCCTGGGCGTGTGCGCGGTGGCCGGAAACGTGCCCCTGGCGCGCACCGCGGTGAACGTGCGCAAGGTGCTCGAGCTCGCCGGGCGCACGGACGTGCCCGCCTTCGCGGGGGCGGACCGGCCGCTGCTGCGCCCGCTCGTGACCGCGGAATACGTGCACGGCAAGACCGGGCTCGACGGCGCCGATCTCCCCGAGCCGACCATGCCGCTCGATGCGCGCCACGCGGCGGACTTCATCGTCGAGACGGTGATGAGCCGACCGGAGAAGAGCGTCACGCTCTGCCCGCTCGCGCCGCTCACCAACATCGCGCTGGCGCTGGCCAAGGAGCCGCGCATCGCCGAGCGCCTTCAAGGCATCGTCCTGATGGGCGGAGGCGTGTTCGAGGGCGGCAACCGCACGCCGGCGGCGGAATTCAACATCTACGTCGACCCGGAGGCGGCGCAGCGGGTGTTCCAGTCGGGCGCGGACGTGACCTTCATCCCGCTCGACTGCACGCACCAGGCGCTCACGACCGCGAAGCGGACGGCCGCGATCCGTGCGCTCGGGTCGCCGGTGGCCCAGGCGGTGGCCGGCTGGCTCGACTTCTTCGAGCGCTTCGACGAGCAGAAATACGGCACCGACGGCGGGCCGCTGCACGACCCCTGCGTGATCGCCTACCTGCTGCGGCCGGACCTGTTCCGGGGCAAGCGCGTCGCGGTGGCGGTGGAGACCGGCTCGGAGCTGACGCGGGGCATGACCGTGACCGACTGGTGGGGCGTCACCGAGGAGGCCCCCAACGCGACCATGCTGCGCGACGTCGACGCCGACGGCTTCTTCGCGCTCTTGACGGAGCGGCTGGCGCGGCTGTGA
- a CDS encoding response regulator yields MTDLSSLAGRIVLVAEDEFFVADDLVHALERRGARVVGPATSVAQALRLTEATPALDAAVLDINLKGEMVFPVADALSARGVPFVFATGYGSEVLPSRYSGRVRCEKPVDPDDVARALMREARN; encoded by the coding sequence ATGACCGACCTCTCCAGCCTCGCCGGCCGCATCGTTCTCGTCGCGGAGGACGAGTTCTTCGTGGCGGACGACCTCGTCCACGCCCTGGAACGGCGCGGCGCGCGCGTGGTCGGGCCGGCGACGAGCGTCGCGCAGGCGCTGCGGCTGACGGAGGCGACGCCCGCCCTCGACGCCGCCGTGCTCGACATCAACCTGAAGGGCGAGATGGTCTTTCCCGTCGCCGATGCGCTGTCGGCGCGCGGCGTGCCCTTCGTCTTTGCGACCGGCTACGGCAGCGAGGTGCTGCCGAGCCGCTATTCCGGGCGGGTGCGCTGCGAGAAGCCCGTGGACCCCGACGACGTCGCTCGGGCGCTGATGCGGGAGGCCCGGAACTGA
- a CDS encoding iron-containing alcohol dehydrogenase, translating to MSVRANWSYPTAVRFGAGRLSELGEACRAAGMSRPLVVTDPVVAGLPIAERAMAVLREAGLAAEMFSDVAPNPVGANVEAGVAAYRAGGHDGVVAFGGGSALDVGKLIAFMQAQTRPIWDFEDIGDWWTRATPDGIAPIVAVPTTAGTGSEVGRAGVVTNEAIRTKKVIFHPKMLPAVVICDPELTVGMPRVVTVGTGMDALAHCLEAYCAPSYHPMSEGIALEGMRLVKEALPKVAADGSDIAARGDMMSAAAMGAVAFQKGLGAIHSLSHPVGALHHTHHGMTNAVFMPYVLVHNRPAIEAKCRRLAAFLGLQGGFDGLLAWVLKLREELGVPHGLRGLSEAIDPAAADEVAAMAVVDPTAGGNPVPLDEAGAKAIFLAAWDERL from the coding sequence ATGTCCGTCAGAGCCAACTGGAGCTACCCCACCGCCGTGCGCTTCGGCGCCGGCCGCCTGTCCGAGCTGGGCGAGGCCTGCCGCGCCGCCGGCATGAGCCGTCCCCTCGTCGTCACCGATCCCGTCGTCGCGGGCCTGCCCATCGCCGAACGGGCCATGGCCGTCCTGCGCGAGGCGGGCCTCGCGGCCGAGATGTTCTCGGACGTCGCGCCGAACCCGGTGGGCGCCAACGTCGAGGCCGGCGTCGCGGCCTACCGCGCCGGCGGGCACGACGGCGTCGTCGCCTTCGGCGGCGGCTCGGCGCTCGACGTGGGCAAGCTGATCGCCTTCATGCAGGCGCAGACGCGCCCGATCTGGGATTTCGAGGACATCGGCGACTGGTGGACGCGCGCGACGCCCGACGGCATCGCGCCCATCGTCGCCGTGCCGACCACGGCGGGCACGGGCTCCGAGGTCGGCCGCGCCGGCGTCGTCACCAACGAGGCGATCCGCACCAAGAAGGTGATCTTCCACCCGAAGATGCTGCCCGCCGTCGTGATCTGCGATCCCGAGCTCACGGTGGGCATGCCGCGCGTCGTCACGGTGGGCACCGGCATGGACGCGCTCGCCCATTGTCTCGAGGCCTATTGCGCGCCCTCCTACCACCCGATGTCGGAGGGCATCGCGCTGGAGGGCATGCGCCTCGTCAAGGAGGCCCTGCCGAAGGTCGCGGCGGACGGGTCCGACATCGCCGCGCGGGGCGACATGATGAGCGCCGCCGCCATGGGCGCCGTCGCCTTCCAGAAGGGGCTCGGCGCGATCCACTCGCTCTCGCACCCGGTGGGCGCGCTCCATCACACGCATCACGGCATGACGAACGCCGTGTTCATGCCCTACGTGCTCGTCCACAACCGCCCGGCGATCGAGGCGAAGTGCCGCCGGCTCGCGGCCTTCCTCGGCCTGCAGGGCGGCTTCGACGGCCTTCTCGCCTGGGTCTTGAAGCTGCGCGAGGAGCTCGGCGTGCCGCACGGCCTGCGCGGCCTCTCGGAGGCGATCGACCCGGCGGCCGCGGACGAAGTCGCGGCGATGGCGGTAGTCGACCCGACGGCGGGCGGTAATCCGGTCCCGCTCGACGAAGCGGGCGCGAAGGCGATCTTCCTGGCGGCCTGGGACGAGCGGCTCTGA